A genome region from Tenrec ecaudatus isolate mTenEca1 chromosome 13, mTenEca1.hap1, whole genome shotgun sequence includes the following:
- the LOC142424137 gene encoding large ribosomal subunit protein eL37-like, whose protein sequence is MTKGTSSFGKRRNKTHTLCRRCGSKAYHLQKSTCGKCGYPAKRKRKYNWSAKAKRQNTTGTGRMRHLKIVYRRFRHGFCEGTTPKPKRAAVAASSSS, encoded by the coding sequence ATGACGAAGGGAACGTCATCCTTCGGAAAGCGTCGCAATAAGACGCACACCTTGTGCCGCCGCTGTGGCTCCAAGGCCTACCATCTCCAGAAGTCGACCTGTGGCAAGTGTGGCTACCCAGCCAAGCGCAAGAGAAAGTATAACTGGAGTGCCAAGGCTAAAAGACAAAATACCACCGGTACTGGTCGAATGAGACACCTAAAAATTGTCTACCGCAGATTCAGACATGGATTCTGTGAAGGAACAACTCCTAAACCCAAGAGGGCAGCGGTTGCAGCGTCAAGTTCATCTTAA